One Pecten maximus chromosome 16, xPecMax1.1, whole genome shotgun sequence DNA window includes the following coding sequences:
- the LOC117344625 gene encoding leucine-rich repeat-containing protein 15-like, translated as MKTMDSVVHAVSVVCILCLWVPHVVPCPPQCHSCTGGTANCIQVGLRDIPQHFPEEVEVLDFTGNQITYFNGESFQSLPNVQSLRIPNNGISHIMADSFQNIPHLTMIDLSSNSIAAIEDGAFRGLDEMSIITLTNNRLRRLGKPFQGLTSLSSLYLGFNQLTEIEEDDFQTNTMVRMLDLSNNQISQIHPMAFKNLKRLRYLILSNNALTHSVDLQFSSNMLQLVDFTKSQLKKIPTGMPYSVNDFRLGNNMITEINNDDFKGMRNLRLLMLENNKLENISYRAFQPLSNLKEMWLSHNNLFYVPQGLPKNLETLYLDNNQVFEIQSHLFLNHSKLRLLSFEMNKIQRVHAESFRGLQSIQQINLQFNEISMIPAGTFTDLSALTTLQMSHNTLTSVDHGAFPPQLNSLSMANIASPTVHVSEEFVSALSSIRTLNLMNSPGLVSSMLTALVKSRTRFEHVTTLNIQYNEIQSLPEALKEALGSVEHLLLDGNPFHCDQSLIWLKQWMLEGRVTFHSTDEPECATPLQLRGRKIKELQNRYFVKVVPKKSVERSQHPETPAVQVSRLALKANIVTPEETSQQRGGNPVIETSRNTDTRQAIHRLQEPALSVPSRSNTNPTARTKTERAKKRGRKRKGKKNRKNKNRKNKKGKRKRRNRGKRHNRRALRRRKCTPQTDGTIECCRVLKNGTQRCRRKRPKTRSKVTPANTRS; from the coding sequence ATGAAGACCATGGACAGTGTGGTACACGCAGTGAGCGTTGTGTGTATTCTGTGTCTAtgggtaccacatgtggtgccATGTCCCCCGCAATGCCACTCCTGTACGGGGGGCACAGCTAACTGTATCCAAGTTGGTTTACGAGATATCCCTCAACATTTCCCGGAGGAAGTAGAGGTTCTGGATTTTACTGGCAACCAAATCACATATTTCAACGGAGAAAGTTTTCAGTCACTTCCAAATGTTCAGTCGTTGAGAATACCAAACAATGGCATAAGTCATATCATGGCagattcatttcaaaatattccaCATTTGACAATGATAGATCTGTCCTCTAACTCAATAGCTGCTATTGAGGATGGAGCCTTTCGAGGCCTGGATGAAATGTCTATCATAACGCTTACAAACAACCGTCTACGACGACTTGGGAAGCCATTCCAAGGTCTAACCTCTCTATCGTCCCTCTACCTGGGGTTTAATCAGCTGACAGAGATCGAGGAAGACGACTTCCAGACAAACACAATGGTACGGATGTTAGATCTAAGTAACAACCAAATCAGCCAGATACACCCAATGGCCTTCAAGAATCTGAAACGTCTGCGTTATCTCATCCTCAGCAATAACGCCTTGACACACTCTGTCGATTTACAATTCTCCAGTAACATGCTCCAACTCGTGGATTTCACCAAGAGTCAGCTGAAGAAGATACCCACAGGCATGCCCTACTCTGTTAATGACTTTCGTCTTGGCAACAATATGATCACAGAGATCAACAATGATGATTTCAAGGGAATGAGAAACCTGCGTCTGTTGATGCTGGAGAATAACAAGTTAGAAAACATCAGCTACCGAGCATTTCAGCCTCTCAGCAATCTAAAAGAGATGTGGCTGAGCCACAATAACCTGTTTTACGTCCCACAAGGTCTCCCAAAGAACCTCGAGACACTCTACCTCGACAACAATCAAGTCTTTGAAATACAGTCACACCTTTTCCTGAACCACTCCAAACTACGACTGTTGTCTTTTGAAATGAACAAAATTCAGAGAGTCCATGCAGAGTCATTCAGAGGTCTGCAGAGCATTCAACAGATCAATCTACAGTTCAATGAAATATCTATGATCCCAGCAGGAACGTTCACCGACCTGTCTGCTCTGACCACCCTTCAGATGTCCCACAATACATTGACCAGTGTTGACCATGGAGCCTTCCCTCCACAACTCAACTCCCTATCTATGGCCAACATTGCCTCCCCTACTGTACATGTCAGTGAAGAATTTGTATCAGCGTTGTCCAGTATCAGAACTCTGAACTTAATGAACAGTCCAGGTCTTGTATCCAGTATGCTGACTGCGCTGGTGAAATCTAGGACCAGATTTGAGCATGTGACAACCTTGAATATACAGTACAATGAAATCCAAAGTCTTCCTGAAGCTCTCAAAGAAGCATTAGGCAGTGTGGAACACCTGCTGCTGGATGGCAACCCATTTCACTGTGATCAGAGCCTGATATGGTTAAAACAATGGATGCTGGAAGGGAGGGTCACCTTCCATAGCACTGATGAGCCTGAATGTGCCACACCACTTCAGTTAAGAGGAAGGAAAATCAAGGAGCTGCAAAACAGATATTTTGTGAAGGTTGTGCCAAAGAAATCTGTAGAGAGGTCTCAACACCCAGAGACACCAGCAGTACAGGTGTCACGTCTAGCATTAAAGGCCAATATTGTTACTCCGGAGGAGACTTCACAACAAAGGGGAGGCAATCCAGTAATTGAGACATCCAGAAACACAGACACACGACAAGCCATTCATCGATTACAAGAACCAGCATTATCAGTGCCATCACGCTCCAACACAAACCCCACGGCAAGGACAAAGACAGAAAGGGCCAAAAAGAGAGGACGAAAAAGGAAAGGAAAGAAAAACAGGAAGAATAAgaacagaaaaaacaaaaaaggaaaacgAAAGCGCCGTAACAGAGGAAAGCGTCATAATCGTCGAGCACTACGTCGGAGGAAGTGCACTCCTCAAACAGATGGCACCATTGAGTGCTGCCGAGTCCTAAAGAATGGCACTCAACGGTGCCGACGCAAACGACCAAagacaaggtcaaaggtcactccTGCAAATACTCGCTCTTAA